The Nostoc sp. 'Lobaria pulmonaria (5183) cyanobiont' genome window below encodes:
- a CDS encoding beta-ketoacyl-ACP synthase has product MKVVVTGIGLISALGGSLEDSWQNLLAGKSGIRLHQPFPELTPLPLGLINQQPSELTMLTQMVVASALQDAGLVPPLADCAVVIGSSRSYQASWEMLARQMYGDAKMRQISTSPRVPLSSFGNWLDRLPQMNAIAAARQIGASGMVLAPMAACATGIWSIAQAALLIQTGQCQQAIAGAVEAPITPLTLAGFQQMGALAKTGAYPFDLHREGLVLGEGAAVFVLESAEFAKQRQAKVYGEILGFGLTNDAYHSNSPEPEGKSAIAAIKQCLERSCLLPGDIDYIHAHGTATQLNDQMESMVIQRLFPEGVAVSSTKGSTGHTLGASGALGVAFSLMALKHQILPPCLGLQQPEFDLDIVTAARLSKIRQVLCFSFGFGGQNTAIALAR; this is encoded by the coding sequence CTGAAGGTTGTAGTCACAGGTATTGGTTTAATTTCCGCCTTAGGTGGAAGCTTAGAGGATAGTTGGCAAAATTTGCTGGCAGGTAAATCTGGAATTCGCTTACATCAACCATTTCCAGAACTTACACCACTTCCTCTAGGTTTGATTAATCAACAACCATCTGAGTTGACAATGTTAACTCAGATGGTTGTTGCTTCTGCTTTGCAAGATGCTGGCTTAGTTCCACCTTTAGCTGATTGTGCTGTAGTCATTGGATCGAGTCGTTCTTATCAAGCGTCTTGGGAAATGCTGGCAAGGCAAATGTATGGAGATGCAAAGATGCGGCAAATTTCCACGTCTCCCCGTGTGCCTCTGTCCTCTTTTGGAAATTGGCTAGATAGATTACCTCAGATGAATGCGATCGCAGCTGCCAGGCAAATTGGTGCATCGGGGATGGTTTTGGCACCAATGGCAGCTTGTGCTACTGGAATTTGGTCTATTGCCCAAGCAGCTTTACTTATACAAACTGGGCAATGTCAACAAGCGATAGCAGGTGCAGTGGAAGCACCGATTACACCCCTAACTTTAGCTGGATTTCAGCAGATGGGTGCTTTGGCGAAAACTGGAGCTTATCCCTTTGATTTACATCGGGAAGGCTTAGTGTTGGGTGAAGGCGCAGCTGTGTTTGTCTTAGAATCAGCAGAGTTTGCAAAGCAGCGTCAAGCAAAAGTGTATGGTGAAATTCTCGGTTTCGGCTTAACTAACGACGCATATCATAGTAATTCACCAGAACCTGAAGGTAAAAGTGCGATCGCTGCTATCAAACAATGTCTAGAACGTAGTTGTCTATTACCAGGCGATATCGATTACATTCATGCTCATGGCACAGCTACCCAACTAAATGACCAGATGGAAAGTATGGTAATTCAGCGTTTGTTTCCTGAAGGGGTGGCAGTTAGTTCCACCAAAGGAAGCACAGGTCATACACTAGGGGCATCTGGAGCTTTAGGTGTAGCTTTTTCTCTCATGGCGCTAAAGCATCAAATATTACCACCTTGTTTAGGATTGCAGCAGCCAGAGTTTGATTTAGATATCGTGACAGCAGCACGTCTAAGTAAAATTCGACAGGTATTATGTTTTAGTTTTGGCTTTGGGGGACAGAATACTGCGATCGCGTTAGCAAGGTAA
- a CDS encoding peptidylprolyl isomerase — MRLKISQFLLSLVIISALMLGGCSTQQVASNSSSPNSTAASTTSEASTKTTTEATSVSQTSSESVPGLADLPRLEGKATVVITVKGSPITIEVDGTDAPITAGNFVDLVQKGVYDGLAFHRVVREPQPFVVQGGDPKSKDPKVPADQLGTGSYIDPKTGNARYIPLEVKPKGSDTPIYNKPFDATAQPVILPHKQGAVAMARSQPPDSASAQFYFALADLAFLDGNYAVFGNVTQGFDVVNKIQQGDRIDSAKVTQGARKSENTRKVGGAGGEEEQGK, encoded by the coding sequence ATGCGGTTAAAAATTTCACAATTTTTACTTTCTCTTGTGATTATCAGTGCCTTAATGTTGGGAGGATGTTCAACACAGCAAGTCGCTTCTAATAGCTCTTCTCCAAATTCGACAGCTGCCTCGACCACAAGCGAGGCAAGCACCAAGACAACTACTGAGGCAACTTCTGTATCTCAAACTAGTAGTGAGAGTGTTCCTGGACTGGCAGATTTACCGCGCCTCGAAGGCAAGGCTACTGTGGTAATCACGGTTAAAGGTTCGCCGATTACTATCGAAGTAGACGGCACTGATGCCCCCATTACAGCTGGCAACTTCGTAGATTTAGTGCAAAAGGGTGTTTACGATGGTTTAGCTTTCCATCGAGTTGTACGCGAACCTCAACCGTTTGTAGTTCAAGGGGGCGATCCCAAAAGCAAAGACCCAAAAGTTCCAGCAGATCAACTGGGAACTGGTAGCTATATTGATCCAAAAACGGGAAATGCTCGCTATATACCTTTAGAAGTTAAGCCAAAAGGTTCGGATACTCCGATTTACAATAAACCATTTGATGCTACTGCTCAACCCGTCATATTGCCTCATAAACAGGGTGCAGTCGCAATGGCGCGATCGCAACCACCAGACTCTGCTTCTGCCCAGTTTTACTTTGCTTTAGCTGATCTAGCATTTTTGGATGGTAACTACGCCGTGTTTGGCAATGTCACTCAAGGCTTTGATGTAGTAAACAAAATTCAGCAAGGCGATCGCATTGACTCCGCTAAAGTCACCCAAGGTGCTAGAAAATCTGAAAACACCCGGAAAGTAGGAGGAGCAGGGGGAGAAGAGGAGCAGGGGAAGTAA
- a CDS encoding photosystem I assembly protein Ycf4 — MTTSTTINKGDRLLHQNVLGSRRFSNYWWATIVTLGASGFLLAGISSYLKVNLLIVSDPTKLVFVPQGLVMGLYGTAGLLLATYLWLVILLDVGGGYNEFDRETGTIKIFRWGFPGKNRRIQIDSRIENVQSVLIDVKEGLNPRRALYLRIKGRRDIPLTRVGQPLSLTELETEGAKLARFLGVSLEGL; from the coding sequence ATGACGACATCAACAACGATTAACAAAGGCGATCGCCTCCTGCACCAAAATGTTCTCGGTTCTCGTCGGTTCAGTAACTACTGGTGGGCAACTATCGTTACCTTGGGAGCAAGCGGCTTTTTATTGGCTGGAATATCCAGTTATTTAAAAGTTAATTTACTCATAGTTTCCGATCCCACTAAACTGGTATTCGTCCCCCAAGGATTGGTGATGGGGTTATATGGTACTGCTGGCTTGTTATTAGCCACATACCTGTGGCTAGTGATTTTATTGGATGTTGGAGGCGGTTACAACGAATTCGATCGTGAAACTGGTACAATCAAAATCTTCCGCTGGGGGTTTCCTGGCAAAAACCGCCGAATTCAGATTGATAGCCGCATAGAAAATGTGCAATCTGTACTAATAGACGTAAAAGAAGGTCTTAATCCCCGTCGCGCCCTCTATCTACGCATTAAGGGACGGCGAGATATACCCTTAACACGGGTTGGACAACCCTTATCTTTAACAGAGTTGGAAACAGAAGGCGCAAAGTTAGCCCGCTTTTTGGGAGTATCGTTAGAAGGATTGTAA
- the psbD gene encoding photosystem II D2 protein (photosystem q(a) protein), whose amino-acid sequence MTIAVGRAPSRGWFDVLDDWLKRDRFVFVGWSGILLFPCAFLALGGWLTGTTFVTSWYTHGLASSYLEGANFLTVAVSTPADSMGHSLLLLWGPEAQGDLTRWFQLGGLWPFVALHGAFGLIGFMLRQFEIARLVGIRPYNALAFSAPIAVFVSVFLMYPLGQSSWFFAPSFGVAAIFRFLLFLQGFHNWTLNPFHMMGVAGVLGGALLCAIHGATVENTLFEDGDGANTFRAFNPTQSEETYSMVTANRFWSQIFGIAFSNKRWLHFFMLFVPVTGLWMSAVGIVGLALNLRAYDFVSQELRAAEDPEFETFYTKNILLNEGIRAWMAPQDQPHEQFVFPEEVLPRGNAL is encoded by the coding sequence ATGACCATCGCAGTTGGACGCGCGCCCAGTAGAGGGTGGTTTGACGTTCTAGACGACTGGCTCAAGCGCGATCGCTTCGTATTCGTAGGTTGGTCAGGGATACTACTATTCCCCTGCGCTTTCCTAGCACTAGGCGGTTGGCTGACGGGCACCACCTTCGTCACCTCTTGGTACACCCACGGATTAGCCTCCTCCTACCTAGAAGGTGCTAACTTCCTGACAGTGGCAGTATCCACCCCCGCCGACAGCATGGGACACTCCCTATTGCTGTTGTGGGGGCCAGAAGCTCAAGGCGACCTCACCCGTTGGTTCCAATTGGGAGGCTTGTGGCCATTCGTGGCGTTACATGGAGCCTTCGGTTTGATTGGCTTCATGTTGCGGCAATTTGAAATTGCCCGTTTAGTAGGGATACGTCCTTACAATGCTCTCGCCTTCTCAGCTCCGATTGCAGTATTCGTCAGCGTATTCCTGATGTACCCCTTGGGACAATCTAGCTGGTTCTTTGCACCCAGCTTTGGCGTCGCGGCAATTTTCCGATTCCTACTATTCCTGCAAGGGTTCCACAACTGGACACTCAACCCCTTCCACATGATGGGTGTTGCTGGAGTATTGGGTGGTGCTTTATTGTGTGCCATTCACGGAGCCACAGTAGAAAACACCTTGTTTGAAGATGGTGATGGTGCTAACACCTTCCGCGCCTTCAATCCTACCCAGTCGGAAGAAACCTACTCAATGGTGACGGCAAACCGTTTCTGGTCACAGATTTTCGGGATTGCTTTCTCTAACAAGCGCTGGTTGCACTTCTTTATGTTGTTCGTGCCAGTCACAGGCTTGTGGATGAGTGCCGTTGGCATTGTCGGTTTAGCACTCAACCTGCGGGCTTATGATTTCGTCTCCCAAGAATTACGGGCGGCGGAAGACCCTGAGTTTGAAACCTTCTATACCAAAAATATTTTGCTGAACGAGGGTATCCGCGCTTGGATGGCTCCTCAAGATCAACCCCACGAACAATTTGTATTCCCTGAGGAGGTATTACCACGTGGTAACGCTCTCTAA
- the psbC gene encoding photosystem II reaction center protein CP43, whose product MVTLSNRPNILGGAGRDQESTGFAWWSGNARLINLSGKLLGAHVAHAGLIVFWAGAMTLFEVAHFIPEKPMYEQGLILLPHLAAQGWGVGAGGEVIDTFPYFVVGVLHLISSAVLGFGGIYHAVRGPETLEEYSSFFGYDWKDKNKMTNIIGFHLIILGFGALLLVAKAMFFGGLYDTWAPGGGDVRIITNPTLNPAVIFGYVIKSPFGGEGWIVSVDNLEDVVGGHIWIAFICIAGGIFHILTKPFAWSRRASIWSGEAYLSYSLGALSLMGFIASIFVWFNNTVYPSEFFGPTGPEASQAQALTFLIRDQRLGANVGSAQGPTGLGKYLMRSPTGEIIFGGETMRFWDFRGPWLEPLRGPNGLDLEKIKNDIQPWQARRAAEYMTHAPLGSLNSVGGVATEINSFNYVSPRAWLSTSHFVLGFFFLVGHLWHAGRARAAAGGFEKGINRDTEPVMFMDDLD is encoded by the coding sequence GTGGTAACGCTCTCTAATAGACCAAATATCTTAGGCGGCGCTGGGCGCGACCAAGAATCTACTGGATTTGCTTGGTGGTCTGGTAACGCACGTTTAATCAACCTATCTGGTAAACTGCTGGGCGCTCACGTTGCCCACGCTGGTTTGATTGTATTCTGGGCTGGAGCGATGACTTTGTTTGAAGTCGCTCACTTCATTCCTGAAAAGCCCATGTATGAGCAGGGCTTGATCCTGTTACCTCACCTTGCCGCTCAGGGTTGGGGTGTTGGTGCTGGTGGTGAAGTCATCGATACTTTCCCCTACTTTGTTGTCGGTGTACTCCACCTAATTTCCTCAGCCGTCCTTGGCTTTGGCGGTATCTATCATGCCGTTCGCGGCCCAGAAACCTTAGAAGAATACTCTTCTTTCTTTGGTTACGACTGGAAAGACAAGAACAAGATGACCAACATTATCGGGTTCCATCTGATTATTTTGGGATTCGGTGCATTGCTGTTGGTAGCAAAGGCAATGTTCTTTGGTGGGTTGTATGACACCTGGGCACCAGGCGGTGGTGATGTTCGGATTATTACCAATCCGACATTGAACCCAGCAGTTATCTTCGGTTATGTAATCAAGTCTCCCTTTGGTGGCGAAGGCTGGATTGTCAGCGTTGATAACTTAGAAGATGTGGTCGGTGGTCACATCTGGATTGCCTTTATCTGTATTGCTGGTGGTATTTTCCACATTCTTACCAAGCCTTTTGCTTGGTCGCGTCGTGCATCCATCTGGTCAGGTGAAGCTTATCTCTCCTACAGCTTGGGCGCTCTTTCGCTGATGGGCTTCATTGCCTCAATCTTTGTTTGGTTTAACAACACCGTTTACCCCAGCGAATTCTTCGGCCCTACTGGCCCAGAAGCTTCTCAAGCTCAGGCTTTGACCTTCTTGATTCGTGACCAACGCTTGGGTGCTAACGTTGGTTCTGCGCAAGGACCTACAGGTCTAGGTAAATATCTGATGCGCTCTCCAACTGGTGAAATCATCTTCGGTGGTGAAACCATGCGCTTCTGGGATTTCCGCGGTCCTTGGTTGGAGCCTCTACGTGGCCCCAATGGTCTTGACTTGGAAAAAATCAAGAATGATATTCAGCCTTGGCAAGCTCGTCGCGCTGCTGAATACATGACACACGCTCCTCTGGGTTCTTTGAACTCCGTGGGTGGTGTGGCTACCGAAATTAACTCTTTCAACTACGTATCTCCTCGCGCTTGGTTGTCGACTTCTCACTTCGTACTAGGATTCTTCTTCCTAGTTGGTCACTTGTGGCACGCTGGTCGCGCACGGGCTGCTGCTGGTGGTTTTGAGAAAGGAATTAACCGTGATACTGAGCCAGTGATGTTCATGGACGACCTTGACTAG
- a CDS encoding PCP reductase family protein: MNDSNFIDALRWTSEAKEKLQNIPFFVRSQAQARIEQLAREAGQDVVTGDLVEQARLEFGQ; this comes from the coding sequence ATGAACGATTCCAATTTTATTGATGCTTTGCGATGGACATCTGAAGCTAAGGAAAAGTTACAAAATATTCCCTTTTTTGTCCGCTCTCAAGCTCAAGCCAGAATTGAACAGCTGGCTCGTGAAGCAGGCCAAGATGTTGTGACTGGTGATTTGGTAGAACAGGCTAGGCTTGAGTTTGGACAATAA
- a CDS encoding SWIM zinc finger family protein, whose amino-acid sequence MTNYTLQASREWWSQQWLDLLDSYRFKKRLERARNYARQGNVLSIEFKSAKVLARVQGSEVEPYKVSLSLEPFTDEQWGYVIETMSQRAIFAAKLLAGEMPQNIEEVFTANGLSIFPFTLADVQSKCSCPDKANPCKHIGAIYYQLGDRFSEDPFVLFQLRGRSKEQIISDLRQLRSAKIQPSSTTETPDIQQSIPNNKYSVKIDSFWQYNEPLESSLVVIVPSSSETILDVLGAVPLAKEEENAVNSTSSDVVMKYLNTVYRDVSQKAVLAAMNVGGS is encoded by the coding sequence ATGACTAATTACACATTACAAGCAAGTCGAGAATGGTGGTCACAACAATGGCTAGATTTGCTAGATTCCTATCGCTTTAAAAAGCGTTTAGAACGTGCAAGAAACTATGCTCGTCAAGGAAATGTTCTCAGCATCGAATTTAAAAGTGCGAAAGTATTGGCTAGAGTGCAAGGTAGTGAAGTAGAACCTTATAAAGTTTCCCTTTCCCTTGAACCATTTACCGATGAACAGTGGGGTTATGTAATTGAAACCATGTCCCAAAGGGCAATTTTTGCTGCCAAGCTACTAGCAGGAGAAATGCCACAAAATATAGAAGAAGTCTTCACGGCTAATGGTCTTTCGATATTTCCATTTACCCTTGCTGATGTCCAAAGTAAATGCTCTTGTCCTGATAAAGCAAATCCCTGTAAACACATTGGTGCGATATACTATCAGTTAGGCGATAGATTCAGTGAAGACCCCTTTGTACTATTTCAATTGCGCGGACGTTCTAAAGAGCAAATTATCAGCGATTTACGCCAATTACGTAGTGCCAAGATTCAACCCAGTAGTACCACAGAAACGCCCGATATTCAACAGTCAATTCCTAATAACAAATACTCGGTAAAAATTGATTCTTTCTGGCAATACAATGAGCCATTAGAGTCATCATTGGTAGTGATTGTGCCCTCCAGTAGCGAGACGATATTAGATGTATTGGGAGCGGTTCCCCTAGCAAAGGAAGAGGAAAATGCAGTAAATTCGACTTCGAGTGATGTGGTAATGAAGTATTTGAATACGGTTTACAGAGATGTAAGCCAGAAGGCTGTTTTAGCAGCGATGAATGTAGGAGGAAGTTGA
- a CDS encoding tetratricopeptide repeat protein: protein MYGASAKGDRPIEARPWYERELALAQEVGRQDLLAHAQTGLALVLQVEGRYTEALSLALAALEIRERLRDQNLDFSRQLVERLRRKAAME from the coding sequence ATGTACGGAGCGTCTGCCAAAGGCGATCGCCCTATAGAAGCCCGCCCCTGGTACGAGCGTGAGTTAGCCCTGGCGCAGGAAGTGGGACGACAAGACTTGCTAGCTCATGCTCAAACGGGGCTAGCGCTAGTTTTACAGGTGGAGGGGCGCTACACAGAGGCGCTATCCTTAGCCCTGGCTGCCCTGGAAATCCGAGAGCGTCTGCGCGATCAGAACTTGGATTTTTCGCGCCAATTGGTTGAGCGGTTGCGGCGCAAGGCGGCGATGGAATAA
- a CDS encoding DEAD/DEAH box helicase, translated as MAILHCNWLLKNQNGCLFVWGETWRSSRVNFELNGSGDIALHPLAMTSVELSEWLRSQNMAITNFIQQPQVALATTGRTRKAASATEITLPTNSQIIALPTYIPEDTNEGTTAIFPVHSASLGLDTDSPQYLQPWRVEGFCLNPSEAVKFLAAVPLNAAKGEDAFLGGDLRFWSQIARWSLDLISRCKFLPTIDQQSDGAFAAKWQVLLDSAVDGTRLEKFSANMPLVCRTYEEGLGTGDWGLGTGEEFSQSLLYVNFPAEPQELLLGFLNSTIDAQVRDMVGSQPPIEAKAIALPAGVRQWLPALTSASHTVNADAIEVERLEAALKAWTMPLQYQLTLKTLFRTCFQLRSPESGDTDWTLAYFLQAADDPEFLVDAATIWNNPVERLVYKNRTIDQPQETFLRGLGVASRLYPTIVASFETEYPQFSRLTPIQAYEFIKAVAWRLEDSGLGVILPPSLANREGWANRLGLKITAETPKTKQGRLGLQSLLNFQWQLAIGGQTISKAQFDKLVALNSPLVEINGEWVELRPQDIKTAQTFFTTRKDQMALSLEDALRLSTGDTQAIEKLPVVSFDASGALQELIGALTNNQAIAPLPTPTGFKGQLRPYQERGAAWLSFLERWGLGACLADDMGLGKTIQFIAFLLHLKEQDALENPTLLVCPTSVLGNWEREVNKFAPSLKILQYHGDKRPKGKAFLEAVKNHDLIVTSYSLLHRDIKSLQSISWQIIVLDEAQNVKNPEAKQSKAVRQLEATFRIALTGTPVENRLQELWSILDFLNPGYLGNKQFFKRRFAMPIEKYGDTASLTQLRSLVQPFILRRLKSDRDIIQDLPDKQEMTVFCGLTGEQAALYQQVVEQSLVEIESAEGLQRRGMILALLIKLKQICNHPAQYLKQATLEQHNSAKLLRLEEMLEEVLAESDRALIFTQFAEWGKLLKPYLEKQLGREIFFLYGSTSKKQREEMIDRFQHDPQGPPIMILSLKAGGVGLNLTRANHVFHFDRWWNPAVENQATDRVFRIGQTRNVQVHKFVCTGTLEEKIHDMIESKKQLAEQVVGAGEEWLTEMDTDQLRNLLLLDRSAVIDDDAE; from the coding sequence ATGGCGATTTTACACTGTAATTGGTTACTAAAAAATCAAAATGGTTGTTTATTTGTTTGGGGGGAAACTTGGCGATCATCACGAGTTAATTTTGAGCTTAATGGATCTGGAGATATAGCACTACATCCATTGGCAATGACATCAGTTGAGTTGAGTGAGTGGTTGCGTTCCCAGAATATGGCAATTACCAACTTCATTCAGCAACCCCAAGTTGCGCTCGCGACTACTGGACGAACGCGCAAAGCCGCCAGTGCCACTGAGATTACTTTGCCAACAAATTCACAAATAATTGCCCTACCAACTTATATCCCAGAAGATACTAATGAAGGAACAACAGCGATTTTCCCTGTACATTCTGCTAGCTTAGGGCTAGACACTGACTCCCCGCAATATTTGCAACCTTGGCGAGTTGAAGGTTTTTGTCTCAACCCCAGCGAAGCAGTAAAATTTCTCGCTGCTGTTCCCCTAAATGCTGCTAAAGGGGAAGATGCCTTTTTGGGTGGAGATTTACGCTTTTGGTCACAGATTGCCCGTTGGAGTTTAGATTTAATCTCACGGTGTAAGTTTTTACCAACAATTGACCAACAATCAGATGGTGCATTTGCTGCTAAATGGCAAGTACTTCTAGATAGCGCTGTAGATGGAACCCGCCTAGAAAAATTTTCTGCGAATATGCCGTTGGTTTGTCGTACCTATGAGGAGGGACTGGGAACTGGGGACTGGGGGCTAGGGACTGGGGAGGAATTTTCCCAATCCCTACTTTATGTAAACTTCCCCGCCGAACCTCAAGAATTACTTTTGGGATTTCTCAACAGTACGATAGATGCCCAAGTGCGAGACATGGTAGGTTCTCAACCTCCAATTGAAGCTAAGGCGATCGCATTACCAGCTGGGGTGCGACAGTGGTTGCCAGCCTTAACTAGTGCATCTCATACAGTTAATGCAGATGCAATTGAAGTGGAACGACTGGAAGCGGCATTGAAGGCTTGGACTATGCCGCTACAATACCAATTAACCCTTAAAACTCTATTTCGTACCTGTTTTCAACTGCGTTCTCCAGAGTCTGGCGATACAGATTGGACATTGGCGTATTTTTTGCAAGCGGCTGACGATCCAGAGTTTTTAGTGGATGCAGCAACTATTTGGAACAATCCAGTTGAAAGATTGGTTTATAAAAATCGCACAATTGACCAACCACAAGAAACATTTTTGCGAGGTTTGGGGGTAGCTTCCAGATTATACCCAACAATAGTAGCCAGTTTTGAAACCGAATATCCTCAATTTTCTCGTCTCACCCCTATCCAAGCTTACGAGTTTATCAAAGCTGTAGCTTGGAGGCTGGAAGACAGCGGTTTGGGAGTAATTTTGCCTCCCAGTTTGGCTAATCGTGAAGGATGGGCGAACCGTTTGGGTTTAAAAATTACTGCCGAAACCCCAAAGACAAAGCAGGGACGTTTAGGCTTGCAGAGTCTCCTGAATTTCCAATGGCAATTGGCAATTGGCGGACAAACTATTTCCAAAGCCCAGTTTGATAAACTTGTGGCTTTAAATAGTCCGCTAGTAGAAATTAACGGTGAGTGGGTAGAATTGCGGCCTCAAGATATCAAGACAGCCCAAACTTTTTTTACCACTCGCAAAGACCAAATGGCCCTTTCTCTGGAAGATGCTTTGCGTCTGAGTACAGGGGATACTCAGGCAATTGAAAAGTTACCAGTGGTTAGCTTTGATGCATCTGGGGCATTGCAAGAGTTGATTGGGGCGTTAACAAATAATCAAGCGATCGCACCTTTACCCACACCAACAGGCTTTAAAGGACAGTTGCGACCATATCAAGAACGAGGCGCTGCTTGGCTGTCATTTTTAGAACGTTGGGGTTTAGGCGCGTGTCTCGCCGACGATATGGGACTCGGTAAAACTATTCAGTTCATTGCTTTTTTGCTACATCTCAAAGAACAAGATGCACTAGAAAATCCAACACTACTAGTTTGTCCAACTTCGGTTTTAGGCAACTGGGAAAGGGAAGTCAATAAATTTGCACCAAGCCTGAAAATTTTGCAATATCACGGTGACAAACGCCCCAAAGGGAAAGCATTTTTAGAAGCAGTAAAAAATCACGATTTAATCGTTACCAGCTACTCACTTCTTCATCGAGATATCAAGTCATTGCAAAGTATCTCTTGGCAAATAATAGTTTTAGATGAAGCCCAGAATGTGAAAAATCCAGAGGCGAAGCAGTCAAAAGCAGTACGCCAATTAGAAGCTACATTTCGGATTGCGTTGACGGGGACACCAGTAGAAAATAGACTGCAAGAATTATGGTCTATTTTGGATTTTCTCAATCCTGGGTATTTAGGCAATAAGCAATTTTTCAAAAGGCGGTTTGCTATGCCAATAGAAAAGTATGGTGATACGGCTTCTTTGACTCAGTTACGTTCATTAGTGCAACCATTTATACTGCGGCGATTGAAAAGCGATCGCGACATAATTCAAGACTTACCAGATAAGCAAGAAATGACCGTATTTTGTGGTTTAACTGGCGAACAAGCCGCACTTTATCAACAAGTTGTAGAACAATCTTTAGTAGAGATAGAATCTGCTGAAGGATTGCAACGCCGGGGGATGATTTTGGCTTTACTAATCAAACTTAAACAAATCTGCAATCACCCAGCTCAATATTTGAAACAGGCGACATTAGAGCAACATAATTCAGCCAAACTTCTGCGGCTAGAAGAAATGTTAGAAGAAGTTTTAGCAGAAAGCGATCGCGCTTTAATCTTTACACAATTTGCTGAGTGGGGTAAATTACTTAAACCCTATTTAGAAAAACAGCTTGGGCGAGAAATATTCTTTTTATATGGCAGCACCAGCAAAAAACAACGTGAGGAAATGATCGACCGTTTCCAACATGACCCTCAAGGGCCACCGATTATGATTCTTTCTCTGAAAGCAGGTGGTGTAGGACTGAATTTAACACGAGCAAATCATGTATTCCACTTTGATAGATGGTGGAATCCAGCCGTAGAAAATCAAGCCACAGACCGAGTATTTCGGATTGGTCAAACTCGGAATGTGCAAGTACATAAATTTGTCTGCACTGGCACTTTAGAAGAAAAAATTCATGACATGATTGAAAGTAAAAAACAATTGGCTGAACAAGTTGTAGGTGCTGGTGAAGAGTGGTTAACTGAAATGGATACAGACCAACTCCGCAACTTACTACTACTTGACCGCAGTGCAGTAATTGACGATGATGCAGAATAA
- a CDS encoding GNAT family N-acetyltransferase, with the protein MNFPIIKVLKNGMLVELDYMHPQEEEVVRALLNIVIVEGKTYPQKQPLSPTEFSAYWLSKDAFVVRTSVVDPTHKPKEILGAFYLKPNFPGRCSHICNAGFIVQPGFGGQGLGRFMGEAMLSIAANLGYEAVMFNLVFETNIPSITLWQSLGFEIIGRIPGAAKLENGQVADALILYHTLL; encoded by the coding sequence ATGAATTTTCCCATAATTAAAGTTTTAAAAAATGGGATGTTAGTGGAACTAGATTATATGCATCCTCAAGAGGAGGAGGTTGTAAGAGCATTACTCAATATTGTAATTGTTGAAGGTAAAACCTATCCCCAAAAGCAACCTCTCTCTCCAACAGAATTTTCAGCTTATTGGTTAAGCAAGGATGCCTTTGTTGTCAGGACATCTGTTGTAGATCCTACACACAAGCCAAAAGAAATATTAGGGGCGTTTTATTTAAAGCCAAACTTTCCCGGTCGGTGTAGCCATATTTGCAACGCTGGTTTTATTGTACAACCAGGCTTTGGCGGTCAGGGTTTAGGACGGTTTATGGGAGAGGCTATGCTTTCAATAGCAGCAAATTTGGGCTACGAAGCAGTAATGTTTAATTTGGTCTTTGAGACTAATATACCTTCAATTACACTTTGGCAGTCGTTAGGATTCGAGATTATTGGGCGAATTCCGGGCGCGGCGAAGCTAGAGAATGGGCAGGTGGCAGATGCGCTAATCTTGTATCACACTTTGCTTTGA